A region of Chloracidobacterium sp. DNA encodes the following proteins:
- a CDS encoding glycosyltransferase family 39 protein yields the protein MLNKFLLLACFLIVALGLFAVPFPDGPVALIAAVLLSTGVLLTFRRFTEEREFVTTIFLVGLALRLSFGLLVHIFDLREFFGGDALQYDANGAHLVDIWLGKASQADLKALAYDPAGGTGWGMNYLTGFIYLFLGRNIFAAQSFCAVAGAATAPMVFFCAKKIFNNLRVAKFAAVSIAVFPSFVIWSSQLLKDGLIIFLLVLTMTMVLELQKKFNYAALSLVIASLLGIVSLRFYIFYMVIVAVVGSFLIGTSTSNKSMFRRIAVIVLMGVALLYLGVRQRASIELSKFANLERIQISRSHLVRSSVSGFGEDVDVSTTEGALSALPTGFAYLMFAPFPWQAANLRQAITIPEVLLWWAMFPFMIAGLVYSVRNRLRNAFPVLIFSLLLTLSYSLLQGNVGTAYRQRTQIQVFLFIFVGVGWTVYQEQRENKRLLRAAAQRQVENNLRAGLQMSK from the coding sequence ATGCTGAATAAGTTTCTGCTGTTAGCCTGTTTTCTGATAGTTGCTCTTGGGCTCTTCGCTGTTCCGTTCCCCGATGGTCCCGTTGCTCTCATCGCGGCAGTCCTTCTCTCGACCGGCGTCCTGCTGACATTTCGACGTTTTACTGAAGAAAGGGAATTTGTTACGACCATTTTTCTCGTCGGTCTCGCTCTTAGATTGAGTTTTGGTCTGTTGGTCCATATCTTTGATCTGAGGGAGTTTTTCGGTGGTGACGCATTGCAATACGATGCAAACGGTGCTCATCTGGTCGATATTTGGCTAGGCAAGGCGAGCCAGGCCGACTTAAAAGCGCTTGCCTATGATCCGGCAGGCGGCACCGGTTGGGGAATGAACTACCTAACCGGGTTTATTTATCTCTTTCTTGGACGAAACATTTTTGCGGCTCAGTCATTTTGCGCGGTCGCCGGTGCAGCGACGGCACCGATGGTTTTTTTCTGCGCCAAAAAGATATTTAATAATCTTCGCGTTGCAAAGTTCGCCGCGGTCTCGATCGCAGTTTTTCCTTCGTTTGTAATTTGGTCAAGCCAATTGTTGAAGGACGGGCTGATCATCTTTCTTCTTGTCCTTACTATGACAATGGTGTTGGAACTTCAGAAGAAGTTCAATTATGCGGCTTTGTCGCTGGTGATCGCTTCGCTGTTGGGAATTGTTTCTTTGCGTTTTTATATTTTCTACATGGTAATCGTTGCCGTGGTCGGCAGCTTTCTGATTGGAACGTCAACGTCGAATAAATCGATGTTTCGCCGCATCGCGGTGATAGTTCTGATGGGTGTTGCTCTTCTCTACCTCGGCGTTCGTCAAAGGGCTAGCATTGAGCTGTCGAAATTTGCAAACCTCGAACGTATACAGATCAGCCGCTCGCACCTCGTTCGATCTTCTGTCTCAGGATTTGGCGAGGATGTGGATGTTTCAACAACCGAGGGAGCGTTGTCGGCACTGCCTACGGGATTTGCATATCTGATGTTTGCACCGTTTCCGTGGCAGGCGGCAAATTTGAGGCAGGCCATTACGATACCAGAAGTGCTTTTGTGGTGGGCAATGTTTCCGTTTATGATAGCAGGCCTTGTCTATTCGGTAAGGAACAGGCTTCGCAATGCGTTCCCGGTATTGATTTTCAGCCTACTTTTAACTTTGTCATACTCGCTTCTACAGGGAAACGTCGGAACCGCATATCGCCAGCGAACTCAGATCCAGGTGTTTCTTTTCATTTTCGTAGGTGTCGGGTGGACCGTATATCAGGAACAGCGCGAGAACAAACGGTTACTTCGCGCTGCAGCTCAAAGGCAGGTTGAAAACAATCTGAGAGCAGGGCTGCAAATGTCAAAATAA